The following is a genomic window from Niveispirillum cyanobacteriorum.
CTTGGCTGTTGGGGGCCGCACCAAAGGCCGTGGCGGCCCCGCTGAACAGCTTGGCATTGGAAATGACCTGGGCATGAACCTCCAGCCCGATCACCACTTCCCATTCACCCGTTTCGCCCTGAATCCGGTAAGCCATCGTCTCTGCACTCTGTGATAACGGAAAGACTAAGGGCTTTTCATGGCCGGATTCGGGGCAAAGGGCAAGGGGGTTGGACGCCATAGAGGGTTGAAGCGACACCATTACACGGTCGCTTAAAAACGTTTTGCGCCCCGCACCGCCAGCATCACGGCATAAAGACCGCTGGTCGCCGTTATATAGAGCCGGTTGCCGCGTGCGCCCCCAAACTCCACATTCGCCACCCGTTCTGGCACCCGAACCTGGGCAATTAAGCTGCCATCGGGGTGAAAGCAATGGACGCCGTCCGCCTCTGCCATCCACAAATGGCCCTGCTCATCACAGCGCAAGCCATCAAATCCGTGCTGGGGGGACGCAGCGAAAACCCCACCGCCGCGCAGCAGCCCCTCCTCTCCAACCTCAAAAGCGCGGACATGGCACGGGCCATCGGCATAATGCGTGTGGCCAGTATCGACGACGTAAAGCATCCGCTCGTCATGGGAAAAACAAAGACCGTTGGGACGCACGAAATCATCGGCGACAACCGTCAACGTCCCGGTCGCCGGATCAAACCGATAGACGTGGCAGGCGCCAATTTCACTCTCGGCCTGTTCGCCTTCGTAGATGTTGTCGATGCCATAGGTCGGGTCGGTAAACCAGATGGTGCCGTCGGATTTCACCACCACATCATTGGGGCTGTTCAGGCGTTTACCCTGCCAGCGGTCAACCAGAACGCTGATACTACCATCATGGTTGGTGCGGGTGATGCGCCGGCCCCCATGTTCACATGTGACGAGCCGTCCCTGCCGATCCACCGTATTACCGTTGGAAAATCCCGCCGGCATGCGAAAAGCACTGACGACCCCCGTCACTTCATCCAGGCGTAGCATGCGGTCATTGGGGATGTCCGACCAGACCAGGGTACGGTGAGCCGGGAACCAAGCCGGACCCTCCGCCCACCGACAATCTCCATAAAGCTTATCCACCCGCGCCGTGACATTAAGCACCGCCCGCGAACGATCACGGTCATGAATAATGAAATCGGCAGCAGACATGGGCACCGGCTCCATAGACGGGAAGAAATGGGACCAGGGAAATATCATACTTTTCCCGCTACCCACGATCTGATTGAAGTTTCACGCAACCCCGCCCTTCGCTGCGGCGGGTGGACGGGTCGGCACGGGCGTGCCATGTAAGCAGCCCTATGCAACCCACCTGGAGCGTCCAGGACATGATGTCGCCCGCTGCCAATGACCTGCTGGTACTGGCCCTTCCCAAGGGTCGGATTCTGGATGAGGTGAGGCCGTTGCTGCATCATGTCGGCATCGAGCCGGAAGCCGATTTCGATAATCCGAAATCACGCGCCCTGAAGTTCGACACGAATCTTCCGCATGTGAAGATCATCCGGGTGCGCAGCTTCGACGTCGCCACCTTCGTGGCCTTTGGCGCCGCCCATCTGGGCGTCTGCGGCAGCGACGTGCTGATGGAATTCGACTATCCGGAGATTTACACGCCGCTGGACCTGGGCATCGGCAAGTGCCGCATTGCGGTGGCCGAACCGGTGGACCTGTCCAGCAGTGACGATCCGTCGCGCTGGTCCCATGTGCGCGTCGCCACCAAATATCCGGAAATCACCCGCCGGCATTTCGCGGCGCGCGGTGTGCAGGCCGAATGCATCAAGCTGAATGGCGCCATGGAACTGGCCCCCAATCTCGGCCTTTGCTCGCGCATCGTTGACCTTGTGTCCACCGGCACCACCTTGAAGGCCAATGGCTTGGTGGAGATTGAGCATATTGCCGACATCTCCTCCCGCCTTGTCGTCAACCGGGCGGCATTCAAGACGCGCCATGGCGAAATCCAAGGCTGGATCGACCGTTTTCAGGAGGCCATCGGCAATGCCGGTTAAATTCTCCACCCGCGATGCCGATTTCGAAAGCCGTTTTCAGGACCTGCTGGGCGCCAAGCGCGAGGTTCAGGAAGACCTGAACAATGCCGTCACCGCCATCCTGAACGATGTGAAGGCGCGGGGCGACGCGGCTGTCCTGGACTATACCAAGCGCTGGGACCGGCTGGACATCACCGCCGAGGCCATGGCCTTCACGGCGGACGAAATCGCTGATGCGGTATCCAACTGTGACGCCGAAACGCTGGATGCGCTGAAGCTGGCCGCCGCGCGGATTGAGGCGTTCCACCGCACGCAGCCCATCGAATCCTCCTTCTTCACCGATCCCGCCGGTGTGCGCCTGGGTGCGCGCTGGACCCCCGTCGGTGCCGTCGGTCTTTACGTGCCGGGCGGTCTGGCCTCCTACCCCTCCTCGGTCCTGATGAATGCCATCCCGGCCAAGGTGGCGGGGGTGCCGCGCATCGCCATGGTGGTGCCTACGCCCGATGGCGTGATCAACCCGCTGGTTTTGGCCGCCGCACAGCTGGCCGGTGTGACAGAGATTTACCGCATCGGTGGGGCACAGGCGGTTGGTGCACTGGCCTTCGGCACCGAAACGATCAAGCCGGTGGACAAGATCACCGGACCCGGCAATGCCTTTGTCGCCGCCGCCAAGCGGCAGGTTTTCGGCACCGTCGGCATCGACATGATCGCTGGCCCGTCGGAAATCCTGGTGGTTGCCGATGGTCATAACGACCCCGCCTGGATCGCTGCCGACCTGCTGTCGCAGGCCGAACATGACACCAGCGCGCAAAGCATCCTGATAACCGACGACCCCACCTTTGCCGATGCCGTGGCCGCGGCGGTCGATACGCATCTGGCCACCCTGCCGCGGGCAGAAATCGCCGGCACCTCCTGGCGCGACCATGGTGCTATCATTCTGGTGGACAGCCTGGATGATGCGGTGCCGCTGGTAGACCGTCTGGCACCCGAACATCTGGAACTGGCGGTGGCCGATCCCGATACCCTGGCCGCGAAAATCCGCAATGCCGGCGCCATCTTCCTGGGCCGCTATACGCCTGAAGCCATCGGTGATTATGTCGCTGGCCCTAACCATGTGCTGCCCACCGCCCGTTCGGCGCGGTTCTCCAGCGGCCTGAATGTTCTGGACTTCATGAAGCGCACCACGCTTGTCGGCTGCACGCCAGAGAGTCTGGCACAGATCGGTCCGGCAGCGGTTTCGCTGGCCAATTCCGAAGGGCTGGGCGCGCACGCTTTGTCG
Proteins encoded in this region:
- a CDS encoding SMP-30/gluconolactonase/LRE family protein; the protein is MSAADFIIHDRDRSRAVLNVTARVDKLYGDCRWAEGPAWFPAHRTLVWSDIPNDRMLRLDEVTGVVSAFRMPAGFSNGNTVDRQGRLVTCEHGGRRITRTNHDGSISVLVDRWQGKRLNSPNDVVVKSDGTIWFTDPTYGIDNIYEGEQAESEIGACHVYRFDPATGTLTVVADDFVRPNGLCFSHDERMLYVVDTGHTHYADGPCHVRAFEVGEEGLLRGGGVFAASPQHGFDGLRCDEQGHLWMAEADGVHCFHPDGSLIAQVRVPERVANVEFGGARGNRLYITATSGLYAVMLAVRGAKRF
- the hisD gene encoding histidinol dehydrogenase, whose protein sequence is MPVKFSTRDADFESRFQDLLGAKREVQEDLNNAVTAILNDVKARGDAAVLDYTKRWDRLDITAEAMAFTADEIADAVSNCDAETLDALKLAAARIEAFHRTQPIESSFFTDPAGVRLGARWTPVGAVGLYVPGGLASYPSSVLMNAIPAKVAGVPRIAMVVPTPDGVINPLVLAAAQLAGVTEIYRIGGAQAVGALAFGTETIKPVDKITGPGNAFVAAAKRQVFGTVGIDMIAGPSEILVVADGHNDPAWIAADLLSQAEHDTSAQSILITDDPTFADAVAAAVDTHLATLPRAEIAGTSWRDHGAIILVDSLDDAVPLVDRLAPEHLELAVADPDTLAAKIRNAGAIFLGRYTPEAIGDYVAGPNHVLPTARSARFSSGLNVLDFMKRTTLVGCTPESLAQIGPAAVSLANSEGLGAHALSVAIRLR
- the hisG gene encoding ATP phosphoribosyltransferase; its protein translation is MSPAANDLLVLALPKGRILDEVRPLLHHVGIEPEADFDNPKSRALKFDTNLPHVKIIRVRSFDVATFVAFGAAHLGVCGSDVLMEFDYPEIYTPLDLGIGKCRIAVAEPVDLSSSDDPSRWSHVRVATKYPEITRRHFAARGVQAECIKLNGAMELAPNLGLCSRIVDLVSTGTTLKANGLVEIEHIADISSRLVVNRAAFKTRHGEIQGWIDRFQEAIGNAG